In Hahella sp. KA22, one genomic interval encodes:
- the topA gene encoding type I DNA topoisomerase, whose protein sequence is MGKSLVIVESPAKAKTINKYLGSEYVVKSSVGHIRDLPTSGGKETSSPKERAAEAAKMRKLPAEERESIKKRKARDQLISRMGVDPENDWAARYEVLPGKEKVVEELRRLAKSADQIYLATDLDREGEAIAWHLKESIGGDDSRYRRVVFNEITKSAITEAFKSPGQLDYNRVNAQQARRFLDRVVGYMVSPLLWSKIARGLSAGRVQSVAVRLIVEREREIRAFTPEEYWELHALLSKSKQQAKFQVAKYKGENYRPTNKEQSDKLTALLESQAFKVVNREDKPSVTKAPAPFITSTLQQAASTRLGFSVKKTMVLAQRLYEAGYITYMRTDSTNLSADAVSACREFIGKKFGDKYLPESPKTYVSKERAQEAHEAIRPSDINVGSNHISGLEKDAEKLYDLIWRQFVACQMENARFLSTSIQVQAGDFELRTRGRLLQFDGFLKVLPAQAKKDDEAELPAFEINDQLDLDKLEPTQHFTKPAPRYTEATLVKELEKRSIGRPSTYASIISTIQERGYVKLANRRFYAEKMGDIVTDRLTEAFTDLMDYGFTAKMEGQLDEIASGNEGWKQVLNAFYSDFAKKLEKADMEGGMRANQAVQTEITCPTCSRPMQIRTASTGVFLGCSGYALPPKERCKTTINLIPGDEVIRADDEEGEANALRAKKRCPICDTAMDSYVIDETRKLHVCGNNPDCEGYEIEGGQFKVAGYDGPTLECDKCGAEMQLKTGRFGKYFGCTSSTCGNTRKLLKNGEPAPPKMEPVVMPELACDKVDDIFVLRDGASGLFLAASKFPKNRETRAPLVEELIPHKKEIDPKHHYLLDAPARDPEGNPAIIRFSRKTKQQYVMSEKDGKPTGWSAFYKDGKWAAKDK, encoded by the coding sequence ATGGGTAAATCGCTGGTAATCGTGGAGTCCCCTGCAAAGGCAAAAACCATAAACAAATATCTTGGTTCGGAATATGTAGTCAAATCCAGTGTGGGGCATATTCGTGATTTGCCGACCAGTGGAGGTAAGGAAACATCATCTCCGAAAGAGCGTGCGGCGGAAGCGGCGAAAATGCGCAAGCTGCCTGCTGAAGAGCGCGAAAGCATCAAGAAACGTAAAGCCCGGGATCAGCTGATCTCTCGTATGGGCGTTGACCCTGAAAATGATTGGGCGGCCCGCTACGAGGTCCTTCCAGGTAAAGAAAAAGTCGTTGAAGAATTGAGGCGTCTGGCGAAAAGCGCCGACCAGATCTATCTCGCAACGGACTTGGACCGTGAAGGAGAGGCTATCGCCTGGCATCTAAAAGAATCTATTGGCGGCGATGACTCCCGTTATCGTCGCGTGGTCTTTAACGAGATCACAAAATCCGCCATAACTGAGGCGTTTAAAAGTCCCGGTCAGCTTGATTACAATCGCGTAAACGCCCAGCAGGCGCGCCGCTTTCTCGACCGCGTGGTCGGTTATATGGTGTCGCCGCTGCTGTGGTCCAAGATTGCGCGTGGTTTGTCCGCTGGGCGGGTGCAATCCGTCGCGGTGCGTCTGATTGTTGAGCGCGAGCGTGAAATCCGCGCCTTTACGCCGGAAGAATACTGGGAATTGCATGCGCTACTGTCCAAGAGTAAGCAGCAGGCTAAATTCCAGGTCGCCAAATATAAGGGTGAGAACTACAGACCTACCAACAAGGAGCAGTCTGACAAGCTGACTGCGTTGCTGGAGTCGCAGGCGTTCAAGGTCGTCAATCGCGAGGATAAGCCCTCCGTCACCAAAGCGCCGGCGCCATTTATCACCTCTACCTTGCAGCAGGCGGCGAGCACCCGTTTAGGGTTTAGCGTTAAGAAGACCATGGTGTTGGCGCAGCGTCTCTATGAGGCGGGCTACATCACTTATATGAGAACGGACTCCACCAACCTGTCTGCTGATGCGGTGAGCGCCTGTCGTGAATTTATCGGCAAGAAGTTTGGCGATAAATATCTGCCTGAAAGCCCGAAGACATACGTGAGTAAAGAGCGGGCCCAGGAAGCGCACGAGGCGATACGTCCTTCCGATATCAATGTAGGCTCCAATCATATTTCCGGTCTCGAAAAAGACGCCGAAAAGCTGTATGACCTTATTTGGCGTCAATTTGTAGCCTGTCAGATGGAAAACGCGCGCTTCCTGAGCACCAGTATTCAGGTGCAGGCGGGAGACTTTGAGCTCAGAACCCGTGGCCGACTTCTGCAGTTCGACGGCTTCCTTAAGGTGCTGCCTGCGCAAGCGAAGAAGGATGACGAAGCGGAGTTGCCGGCGTTCGAAATCAACGATCAGTTGGATCTGGATAAACTGGAGCCGACGCAGCACTTCACTAAGCCGGCGCCGCGCTATACGGAAGCAACGCTGGTTAAAGAGCTGGAAAAGCGGAGTATCGGGCGTCCTTCTACTTATGCGTCAATCATCTCCACCATTCAGGAGCGCGGCTATGTGAAGCTGGCCAACCGGCGTTTCTATGCGGAGAAGATGGGCGATATCGTGACGGACCGTTTGACGGAAGCCTTTACAGATCTGATGGATTACGGCTTTACGGCGAAGATGGAAGGTCAGCTGGATGAGATCGCGTCTGGCAACGAGGGCTGGAAGCAGGTTCTCAACGCTTTCTACTCTGATTTCGCCAAGAAGCTGGAAAAGGCGGACATGGAAGGCGGTATGCGCGCTAATCAGGCGGTGCAGACGGAAATTACATGTCCGACCTGTTCGCGCCCGATGCAGATACGTACAGCTTCCACTGGCGTGTTCCTTGGATGTTCCGGTTATGCGCTGCCGCCAAAAGAGCGTTGTAAGACGACGATCAACCTGATTCCTGGCGATGAGGTGATTCGTGCGGACGATGAAGAGGGCGAGGCGAATGCGCTGCGCGCGAAAAAGCGCTGTCCGATTTGCGATACCGCCATGGATAGTTACGTCATTGATGAAACCCGCAAGCTGCACGTGTGCGGGAATAACCCGGACTGTGAAGGTTATGAGATTGAAGGCGGGCAGTTTAAGGTGGCTGGCTACGATGGGCCGACACTGGAGTGCGACAAGTGTGGCGCTGAGATGCAGCTTAAAACCGGCCGCTTTGGGAAGTACTTCGGTTGCACCAGTTCAACCTGTGGCAATACCCGCAAGCTGTTGAAGAATGGCGAGCCTGCGCCGCCCAAGATGGAGCCTGTAGTCATGCCCGAGTTGGCGTGCGACAAGGTTGACGATATCTTTGTGTTGCGCGATGGCGCTTCAGGCTTGTTCCTGGCAGCGAGTAAGTTTCCCAAAAACCGTGAAACCCGCGCACCACTGGTGGAGGAACTGATTCCTCACAAGAAGGAAATTGATCCTAAGCACCACTACCTGCTGGATGCGCCTGCGCGTGATCCAGAAGGAAATCCGGCGATTATCCGCTTCAGTCGCAAGACCAAGCAGCAGTATGTTATGTCGGAGAAGGATGGTAAGCCCACTGGCTGGTCGGCTTTCTACAAAGATGGAAAGTGGGCGGCTAAAGACAAATAG
- a CDS encoding NAD(P)-dependent oxidoreductase, translating into MESTETAALGRICFIGLGVMGFPMAGHLANNGHQVTVYNRNVEKSERWLKTHTGKFIRKLRDAAQCDVIISCVGDDNDLRNIYLGDEGLINQLRKGSLIIDHTTASASVAKELFEAAQERNIGFLDAPVSGGQQGAENGALTIMCGGEEKDFARAEPLLKHYSRAATLMGHAGSGQLTKMANQIAIAGLVQGLAEALHFAEQADLDPQQVVNVISKGAAQSWQMENRHKTMIAGDYEHGFAVDLMRKDLSICLREASNNKARLPITALVDQFYAEVQSMGGGRWDTSSLLARLKR; encoded by the coding sequence ATGGAATCAACTGAAACCGCCGCATTAGGAAGAATTTGTTTCATCGGCCTCGGCGTCATGGGATTCCCGATGGCCGGCCATCTCGCCAACAATGGCCACCAAGTCACCGTTTACAACCGCAACGTTGAAAAATCAGAGCGCTGGCTGAAAACCCACACCGGCAAGTTCATCCGCAAGCTGCGGGACGCCGCCCAATGTGACGTCATTATCTCTTGCGTCGGTGACGACAACGATCTGCGCAACATCTATTTGGGCGATGAAGGCCTGATCAACCAGTTGCGCAAAGGCTCCCTCATCATCGACCACACCACCGCATCAGCCAGCGTCGCCAAGGAGCTGTTTGAGGCCGCCCAGGAGCGTAACATAGGCTTTCTTGACGCCCCCGTATCCGGTGGGCAACAGGGCGCAGAGAACGGCGCACTGACCATTATGTGCGGAGGAGAAGAAAAAGATTTTGCTAGAGCGGAGCCCCTCCTCAAACACTACAGCCGCGCTGCAACACTGATGGGACATGCCGGCAGCGGCCAGCTAACCAAAATGGCCAACCAGATCGCTATCGCAGGATTAGTACAAGGACTGGCGGAAGCACTGCACTTTGCAGAACAGGCCGACCTGGACCCACAGCAAGTGGTGAACGTCATATCCAAAGGAGCCGCGCAATCCTGGCAAATGGAAAATCGCCATAAGACCATGATCGCCGGAGACTACGAGCACGGTTTCGCCGTAGACCTCATGCGCAAGGATTTATCCATTTGCTTACGCGAGGCCTCCAACAACAAAGCCCGACTTCCCATCACCGCTCTCGTCGACCAATTTTACGCTGAAGTGCAATCCATGGGCGGAGGTCGCTGGGATACATCCAGCCTGCTGGCGCGATTGAAGAGATAA
- the gltA gene encoding citrate synthase — translation MTDKKATLSVNGKTIELPVYSGTTGPDVIDVRGLVEEGLFTYDPGFVSTAACESQITYIDGANGVLLHRGYPIEQLAEKSDYLEVCYLLIHGELPTAEQAEEFRSTVKNHTMIHEQLRNFFNGFRRDAHPMAIMCGVVGALSAFYHDTMDFSDEHHREIAAFRLMAKMPTLAAMCYKYSTGQPFMYPRNDLDYAGNFLHMMFGTPCEPYQVNPVVAKAMDRIFVLHADHEQNASTSTVRLAGSSGANPFACIASGIAALWGPAHGGANEAVLNMLLEIGDESRIPEFIQRAKDKSDPFRLMGFGHRVYKNFDPRAKVMKQTCDDVLKELGCENDPLFRIARELERIALEDPYFVEKKLYPNVDFYSGIILRAVGIPVSMFTVIFAMARTIGWFSHWHEMVSSSYRIGRPRQLYTGHTSRDYPSK, via the coding sequence ATGACTGACAAGAAAGCGACGTTATCGGTCAATGGTAAAACAATCGAGCTTCCGGTTTATTCCGGCACCACCGGCCCAGACGTCATAGATGTCAGAGGATTGGTTGAAGAAGGTTTGTTTACCTACGATCCAGGCTTCGTATCAACCGCAGCCTGCGAATCGCAAATCACTTATATAGATGGCGCCAATGGCGTACTACTACACCGTGGGTATCCTATAGAACAGTTGGCCGAAAAGTCCGACTATCTTGAAGTCTGCTACTTACTGATACACGGCGAACTGCCTACTGCAGAGCAGGCGGAAGAGTTTCGTAGCACGGTAAAAAATCACACTATGATCCACGAGCAGCTGAGAAACTTCTTCAACGGTTTCCGGCGCGACGCTCACCCAATGGCGATCATGTGCGGCGTTGTCGGCGCCCTGTCCGCGTTCTATCACGACACGATGGACTTCTCCGATGAACACCATCGCGAAATCGCAGCATTCCGTCTGATGGCGAAAATGCCAACCCTGGCGGCGATGTGCTACAAGTACTCCACCGGCCAGCCGTTCATGTATCCCAGAAACGATCTGGACTATGCAGGCAACTTCCTGCACATGATGTTCGGCACTCCTTGCGAGCCCTATCAGGTCAATCCTGTAGTCGCCAAGGCCATGGACCGCATCTTTGTTTTGCATGCGGACCATGAACAAAACGCATCCACATCAACCGTACGTCTGGCCGGCTCCTCCGGCGCCAACCCCTTCGCCTGTATCGCTTCCGGTATTGCTGCGCTATGGGGGCCCGCTCACGGCGGCGCTAACGAAGCAGTGTTGAACATGCTTCTGGAAATCGGCGACGAGTCCCGCATTCCAGAATTCATTCAGCGCGCCAAGGACAAGAGCGATCCTTTCCGCCTGATGGGCTTCGGACACCGGGTCTACAAAAACTTCGACCCTCGCGCCAAAGTCATGAAGCAGACCTGCGACGACGTATTAAAAGAGCTTGGCTGCGAGAACGACCCACTGTTCCGCATCGCACGCGAACTGGAGCGCATCGCCCTGGAAGACCCATACTTCGTAGAGAAAAAACTCTACCCCAACGTGGACTTCTACTCCGGCATCATCCTGCGCGCCGTGGGCATTCCGGTTTCCATGTTCACCGTCATCTTCGCCATGGCGAGAACCATCGGCTGGTTCTCTCACTGGCACGAAATGGTGAGCTCCTCTTACCGGATCGGTCGTCCACGCCAGCTGTACACTGGACACACCTCCAGAGACTACCCAAGCAAATAA
- the sdhC gene encoding succinate dehydrogenase, cytochrome b556 subunit produces MNSKRPVNLDLTKFHFPLPAITSILHRISGVIIFIAIAFLLWGLDASLASKESFASLQSVMDSFLAKLILWGILAALFYHFVAGIKHLIMDAGIGETLKGGQIAAKVVIAVSVVLILLAGVWIW; encoded by the coding sequence GTGAATAGCAAAAGACCTGTTAATCTAGATCTGACGAAATTCCATTTTCCTCTACCCGCAATTACATCTATTCTGCATCGGATATCAGGTGTAATTATCTTCATTGCAATAGCGTTCCTGTTGTGGGGGCTCGACGCATCTCTGGCGAGCAAGGAAAGTTTTGCTTCCCTTCAGTCAGTCATGGACAGTTTTCTTGCAAAATTAATTCTTTGGGGCATTCTCGCCGCATTGTTCTATCACTTCGTCGCTGGCATCAAGCACCTCATCATGGATGCTGGGATCGGTGAAACCCTGAAGGGCGGGCAGATCGCAGCGAAGGTTGTGATAGCCGTGTCTGTTGTGCTCATTCTGTTGGCGGGAGTTTGGATATGGTAA
- the sdhD gene encoding succinate dehydrogenase, hydrophobic membrane anchor protein, protein MVTSVTNLGRSGAYDWMVQRVSAVVLALYTAFMVGVLVFTPDLTYEVWSALFAKTWMRIFSLAALMALGAHAWIGLWTITTDYMKNGVVRFVAQAACGTIMFVYFIWGVQILWGL, encoded by the coding sequence ATGGTAACCAGCGTCACCAATTTAGGCCGTAGCGGCGCATATGATTGGATGGTGCAGCGGGTCTCCGCTGTTGTGTTGGCTCTTTATACTGCATTTATGGTTGGCGTCCTGGTGTTTACGCCGGATCTGACCTATGAAGTATGGAGCGCACTGTTCGCCAAGACTTGGATGAGAATTTTCTCCCTTGCTGCGTTGATGGCGCTTGGCGCCCACGCGTGGATTGGTTTGTGGACGATTACCACAGACTACATGAAAAACGGCGTGGTCCGTTTCGTGGCGCAAGCAGCGTGCGGAACTATCATGTTCGTTTACTTCATCTGGGGCGTGCAAATTTTGTGGGGGCTGTAA
- the sdhA gene encoding succinate dehydrogenase flavoprotein subunit, with product MSKLRTLSYDAIVIGGGGAGMRAALQLTESGVKTACITKVFPTRSHTVSAQGGITCAIASSDPNDDWRWHMYDTVKGSDYIGDQDAIEYMCSVGPQAVFELEHMGLPFSRTETGRIYQRPFGGQSKDFGKGGQAARTCAAADRTGHALLHTLYQGNLRGGTTFLNEWYAVDLVKNQSGAVVGVTAICIETGETVYVKAKATVLATGGAGRIYASTTNALINTGDGVGMALRAGFPAQDMEMWQFHPTGIAEAGVLVTEGCRGEGGYLINGEGERFMERYAPNAKDLAGRDVVARSMIMEILEGRGCGPNKDHVLLKLDHLGEETLHLRLPGIVELSKTFAHVDPAKEPIPVVPTCHYMMGGIPTNIGGQALTQDANGNDIVIDGLFACGEVACVSVHGANRLGGNSLLDLVVFGRAAGLHIEKMLKDGYGVDDASESDIDATMARLDRLNSGSGSEKVAEVRKDLQNTMQLYFGVFRDGESMQKGLKLLEELGGRVKNTVLEDKSMAFNTARIEALELDNLYEVAYATAVAAEERKESRGAHARNDYTERDDDNWLKHSLYHPVDKRVSKREVNFAPKIVEPFPPKARSY from the coding sequence ATGTCTAAGCTTAGAACTCTTTCTTACGATGCGATTGTAATCGGCGGCGGCGGCGCCGGGATGCGCGCGGCCCTGCAATTGACAGAGTCCGGCGTGAAAACCGCTTGTATCACCAAAGTATTCCCAACCCGTTCTCACACTGTTTCCGCTCAAGGCGGGATCACCTGCGCCATCGCCAGTTCGGACCCGAATGATGATTGGCGCTGGCATATGTACGACACCGTCAAGGGGTCGGACTATATCGGCGATCAGGATGCAATCGAATATATGTGTTCGGTAGGTCCCCAGGCAGTATTTGAACTGGAGCACATGGGGCTGCCTTTCTCCCGTACGGAGACAGGACGTATCTATCAGCGTCCTTTCGGCGGTCAGTCCAAAGATTTCGGTAAGGGCGGCCAGGCTGCTCGCACCTGCGCGGCGGCGGACCGTACTGGTCACGCGCTGCTGCACACTCTGTATCAAGGCAACCTGCGTGGCGGCACTACCTTTTTGAATGAATGGTATGCGGTCGATCTGGTGAAAAACCAGTCCGGCGCGGTAGTTGGCGTAACGGCTATCTGCATCGAAACCGGTGAAACTGTGTACGTCAAGGCCAAGGCGACAGTTCTGGCCACCGGCGGCGCAGGCCGTATCTACGCATCCACCACTAACGCATTAATCAATACTGGCGACGGCGTCGGTATGGCTCTTCGCGCAGGCTTCCCGGCGCAAGACATGGAAATGTGGCAGTTCCATCCAACTGGTATCGCTGAGGCTGGCGTATTGGTGACGGAAGGTTGTCGTGGTGAAGGCGGTTATTTGATCAATGGCGAAGGCGAGCGTTTCATGGAGCGCTATGCGCCTAACGCGAAAGATTTGGCCGGTCGTGACGTAGTCGCCCGCTCCATGATTATGGAGATCCTTGAAGGTCGAGGTTGCGGCCCCAACAAAGACCACGTATTGCTGAAGCTGGATCATCTGGGTGAAGAGACGCTGCACCTGCGTTTGCCAGGTATCGTGGAGTTGTCGAAAACATTCGCGCACGTAGATCCTGCAAAAGAACCTATTCCGGTTGTTCCAACCTGTCACTACATGATGGGCGGTATTCCGACCAACATCGGCGGTCAGGCATTGACTCAGGACGCTAACGGCAACGACATCGTCATCGACGGCCTGTTCGCCTGCGGCGAAGTCGCATGCGTATCCGTTCATGGCGCAAATCGCCTGGGCGGCAACTCGCTGTTGGATCTGGTGGTATTTGGTCGCGCAGCGGGACTTCACATCGAGAAGATGTTGAAGGACGGTTACGGTGTGGACGATGCTTCTGAATCTGATATTGATGCAACCATGGCGCGTCTGGACAGACTGAACAGCGGCTCCGGCTCTGAAAAAGTGGCGGAAGTACGTAAAGACCTTCAGAACACGATGCAGCTATATTTCGGTGTATTCCGCGATGGCGAAAGCATGCAGAAAGGTCTGAAGCTGCTGGAAGAATTGGGCGGACGTGTTAAGAACACTGTTCTTGAAGACAAGAGTATGGCGTTCAATACCGCTCGCATCGAAGCTTTAGAGCTGGATAACCTGTACGAAGTCGCTTATGCGACAGCGGTTGCGGCTGAAGAAAGAAAGGAAAGCCGCGGAGCGCACGCCCGTAACGACTACACTGAACGGGACGACGACAATTGGCTGAAGCACTCTCTTTACCACCCTGTGGACAAGCGGGTAAGCAAGCGGGAAGTGAACTTCGCGCCTAAGATTGTGGAGCCATTTCCTCCAAAAGCTCGTAGTTACTAG
- a CDS encoding succinate dehydrogenase iron-sulfur subunit: MLVSIYRYNPEVDEAPYMQDVELEVPAGKDLMVLDVLGLMKEKDPTLAYRRSCREGVCGSDGMNMNGKNGLACITPLSQVVKNNKLVLRPLPGLPVIRDLVVDMAIFYKQYEKIKPFLVNDNPPPAIERLQSPEEREKLDGLYECILCACCSTSCPSFWWNPDKFVGPAGLLQAYRFLVDSRDTSTEERLANLDDPFSVFRCRGIMNCVSVCPKGLNPTRAIGHIRNMLLQRAT, from the coding sequence ATGTTGGTAAGCATCTATCGTTATAATCCGGAAGTTGACGAAGCTCCCTACATGCAGGATGTGGAGCTGGAAGTTCCTGCGGGCAAGGACCTTATGGTTCTGGACGTGTTGGGACTGATGAAAGAAAAAGATCCGACTCTGGCGTATCGTCGCTCATGCCGTGAAGGCGTGTGCGGCTCAGACGGCATGAACATGAACGGCAAAAACGGCTTGGCGTGCATCACTCCTCTTTCTCAGGTAGTGAAAAACAACAAGCTGGTTTTGCGTCCGTTGCCAGGGTTGCCGGTTATTCGCGACCTGGTTGTGGATATGGCGATTTTCTACAAGCAATACGAGAAAATTAAGCCATTCCTGGTGAATGACAATCCGCCTCCGGCGATTGAGCGATTGCAGTCACCCGAAGAGCGTGAAAAGCTGGACGGCCTGTATGAATGTATTCTTTGTGCGTGCTGTTCTACTTCATGCCCGTCGTTCTGGTGGAACCCAGATAAGTTCGTTGGTCCCGCAGGCTTGTTGCAGGCATACAGATTCCTGGTTGACAGTCGCGACACTTCTACCGAAGAAAGATTGGCGAATCTCGACGACCCGTTCAGCGTATTCCGCTGCCGGGGTATCATGAATTGCGTAAGCGTTTGCCCGAAAGGTCTGAATCCAACCAGAGCCATCGGCCACATACGCAATATGCTCTTACAGCGTGCTACTTAA
- a CDS encoding 2-oxoglutarate dehydrogenase E1 component, with translation MHESTMEQLWRTSHLAGGNFAYVEQLYETYLTDPNGIPQAWREYFDKLPKEEGLPSQDIPHSVIKEQFLKLSRRRAAAVEASPTSLVSTEHERKQVKVLQLINTYRFRGHQKAKLDPLNLMVREHVADLELEYHGLTRADLDTVFQTGSLCFGVETMTFGEIIRGLEFTYCDTVGAEYMHIVNTEEKRWVQQRLESVRSHPVYEKERRYHLLERLNAAEGLEKYLSSRYPGTKRFGLEGGESLIPLLDELIQRAGSYGAKEIVIGMAHRGRLNVLVNTLGKNPKALFDEFEGKRLSDEGSGDVKYHQGFSSNVLTPGGEVHLALAFNPSHLEIVSPVVEGSVRARQDRRDDTAGDAVVPVIMHGDAAFAGQGVVMETFQMSQTRGYGVGGTVHIIINNQVGFTTHRREDARSTEYCTDVAKMVQAPIFHVNGDDPEAVLFVTQVAMDYRNTFKKDVVIDLLCYRRRGHNEADEPSATQPLMYQCIKSLPTTRQIYAQRLINEGVITEEESARLENEYRDLLDKGDHVVKSLVKEPNKELFVDWSPYLGHKWTAKCKTGISLKTLQKLGRKMDVLPDGFVPQRQVSKILEDRKKMTQSAMPVNWGYAEVMAYATLLHEGHSIRLTGQDVGRGTFSHRHAVLHNQKDGGLHIPLQHLAEGQPVFDIYDSYLSEEAVLAFEYGYATTNPKTLVIWEAQFGDFANGAQVVIDQFITSGEHKWGRLCGLTMLLPHGYEGQGPEHSSARLERYLQLCAEHNIQVCVPTTPAQVFHMLRRQVKRPLRKPLVAMSPKSLLRHKDAVSTVEELAEGHFHTVLGEIDDHIDPKQVRRVIMCSGKVYYDLLDKRRNENIQDVAIIRIEQLYPFPEDDLEEVLSAYKKLTNIVWCQEEPMNQGAWYCSQHHMRNVLAKTHPKLYLEYAGRPGSAAPAAGYGHVHAEEQAKLVNDAFTI, from the coding sequence ATGCACGAAAGCACGATGGAGCAGCTGTGGCGGACTTCCCATTTGGCAGGTGGGAACTTTGCCTATGTTGAGCAACTCTATGAGACCTATCTCACCGATCCTAACGGCATACCCCAGGCCTGGCGTGAGTATTTCGACAAACTGCCAAAAGAGGAAGGACTGCCCAGTCAGGACATCCCTCACTCGGTCATTAAAGAGCAGTTCCTGAAACTGTCGCGCAGACGCGCAGCGGCTGTCGAAGCCAGTCCAACATCGTTGGTCAGCACTGAGCATGAACGTAAACAGGTCAAGGTGCTGCAGCTGATTAACACCTACCGTTTTCGTGGACATCAAAAAGCCAAACTGGACCCTCTTAACCTGATGGTGCGTGAGCATGTCGCGGATTTGGAGTTGGAATATCACGGCTTGACCCGAGCGGACCTGGACACTGTATTCCAGACTGGTTCATTGTGCTTCGGCGTAGAGACCATGACCTTCGGCGAAATTATTCGCGGTTTGGAGTTTACGTACTGCGATACCGTCGGCGCCGAATACATGCATATCGTTAACACTGAAGAAAAACGCTGGGTTCAGCAGCGTCTTGAATCGGTGCGCTCGCATCCTGTATATGAGAAAGAGCGTCGCTATCACCTGTTGGAAAGATTGAACGCGGCGGAAGGTCTCGAAAAATACTTATCTTCACGTTATCCAGGCACCAAGCGCTTTGGCCTTGAAGGCGGCGAGAGCTTGATTCCTCTGCTGGATGAGTTGATCCAGAGAGCGGGCAGCTACGGAGCCAAAGAAATCGTCATCGGTATGGCGCACCGTGGTCGTCTCAACGTGTTAGTCAACACCCTGGGTAAAAACCCCAAAGCCTTGTTTGATGAATTCGAAGGCAAGCGTCTGTCTGATGAAGGCTCCGGCGACGTGAAATATCACCAGGGCTTCTCTTCCAACGTTCTGACTCCAGGCGGCGAGGTCCACTTGGCGTTGGCGTTCAACCCTTCACACCTGGAAATCGTTTCTCCCGTTGTGGAAGGCTCTGTAAGAGCGCGGCAGGATCGTCGTGACGATACTGCTGGCGATGCGGTTGTGCCTGTGATCATGCACGGCGACGCAGCGTTCGCTGGCCAGGGCGTAGTGATGGAAACGTTCCAGATGAGCCAGACCCGTGGCTACGGCGTTGGCGGAACGGTCCACATCATCATTAATAACCAGGTCGGATTCACTACTCACCGCCGTGAAGACGCGCGTTCCACTGAGTATTGCACCGACGTTGCGAAAATGGTTCAAGCGCCGATTTTCCACGTTAACGGCGATGATCCTGAAGCAGTTCTGTTCGTTACACAGGTGGCGATGGATTACCGCAACACCTTTAAGAAAGATGTGGTTATCGACCTGTTGTGCTACCGCCGCCGCGGTCACAACGAAGCGGATGAGCCTTCTGCGACTCAGCCGTTGATGTATCAGTGCATCAAAAGCCTGCCAACCACCCGCCAGATTTACGCTCAGCGGCTGATTAACGAAGGCGTTATCACCGAGGAAGAATCCGCTCGCCTGGAAAACGAATATCGCGATCTGCTGGATAAAGGCGATCACGTCGTTAAAAGCTTGGTGAAAGAGCCTAATAAAGAGCTGTTTGTTGACTGGTCTCCCTACCTGGGCCACAAATGGACAGCCAAGTGCAAGACTGGCATCAGTCTTAAAACGCTGCAGAAGCTCGGCCGGAAAATGGATGTGCTGCCTGACGGATTCGTGCCTCAGCGTCAGGTCTCCAAAATCTTGGAAGACCGCAAGAAAATGACCCAAAGCGCCATGCCGGTGAACTGGGGTTACGCAGAAGTTATGGCGTATGCGACCTTGTTGCATGAGGGCCATAGCATACGTCTGACCGGTCAGGATGTTGGTCGCGGCACTTTCTCCCATAGACATGCTGTTCTTCACAATCAGAAGGATGGCGGTTTGCATATTCCGTTACAGCATTTGGCGGAAGGTCAGCCGGTATTCGATATCTACGACTCCTACCTCTCTGAAGAGGCGGTGTTGGCGTTCGAATATGGCTACGCGACGACTAACCCGAAAACCCTGGTGATTTGGGAGGCTCAGTTCGGCGACTTCGCTAACGGCGCCCAGGTTGTTATCGACCAGTTCATCACCAGTGGCGAGCACAAGTGGGGCCGTCTGTGCGGTCTGACCATGTTGCTGCCGCACGGCTATGAAGGGCAGGGACCAGAGCACTCTTCAGCGCGTCTGGAGCGTTATCTGCAGTTGTGCGCTGAGCACAATATCCAGGTTTGCGTGCCGACCACGCCAGCGCAGGTGTTCCATATGCTGCGTCGTCAGGTTAAGCGCCCGCTGCGTAAACCTCTGGTGGCGATGAGTCCTAAGAGTCTGCTGCGCCATAAAGACGCGGTCTCTACGGTTGAGGAGCTTGCCGAAGGACACTTCCACACAGTCCTTGGCGAGATCGACGACCATATCGATCCGAAGCAGGTTCGTCGGGTCATTATGTGTAGCGGTAAGGTGTATTACGACTTGTTGGATAAGCGTCGTAATGAAAACATACAGGACGTGGCGATTATCCGCATAGAGCAGTTGTACCCGTTCCCCGAAGACGATCTGGAAGAAGTTTTGTCAGCGTACAAGAAGTTGACCAATATCGTCTGGTGTCAGGAAGAGCCAATGAACCAGGGCGCCTGGTACTGCAGTCAGCACCATATGCGTAACGTCCTCGCGAAGACGCACCCGAAACTCTATCTCGAGTACGCTGGACGTCCAGGCTCCGCCGCTCCTGCTGCGGGCTATGGCCATGTCCATGCGGAAGAGCAAGCTAAATTAGTTAACGATGCCTTTACTATTTAA